From a single Nicotiana tomentosiformis chromosome 2, ASM39032v3, whole genome shotgun sequence genomic region:
- the LOC104105075 gene encoding small ribosomal subunit protein uS17-like has protein sequence MAEQTEKAFLKQPGVFLSSKKTGKGKRPGKGGNRYFKSIGLGFKTPREAIEGSYIDKKCPFTGNVSIRGRILAGTCHSAKMNRTIIVRRNYLHYVKKYQRYEKRHSNIPAHISPCFRVKEGDHVIIGQCRPLSKTVRFNVLKVIPAGSAGGGKKAFTGM, from the exons ATGGCTGAACAG ACGGAGAAGGCCTTCTTGAAGCAGCCTGGTGTCTTTCTTAG CTCGAAGAAGACAGGGAAGGGGAAGAGGCCAGGAAAGGGTGGCAATCGCTACTTTAAGAGCATTGGTTTAGGTTTCAAGACTCCCCGTGAGGCTATTGAAG GTTCTTACATTGATAAGAAATGTCCGTTCACTGGCAATGTTTCTATCAGAGGTCGTATCCTTGCTGGTACATGCCACAGTGCTAAGATGAACAGAACTATCATTGTCCGACGTAACTACCTACATTATGTCAAGAAGTACCAGAG GTATGAGAAGAGGCATTCTAATATTCCAGCTCATATATCACCATGCTTCCGTGTGAAAGAGGGAGACCATGTTATTATTGGACAGTGCAG GCCTTTGTCCAAAACTGTGAGGTTCAATGTGTTAAAGGTGATTCCTGCTGGGTCAGCTGGTGGGGGAAAGAAAGCATTTACAGGAATGTGA